In Cystobacter fuscus DSM 2262, the following are encoded in one genomic region:
- a CDS encoding phosphatidylinositol-specific phospholipase C domain-containing protein, giving the protein MAGNDWMGLLDGFKRRRPITRLVIPGTHDSGAYEYAYTPMVRAQSLSIRQQLDAGVRALDLRVGVAYFANTYWLYHGPVNLDVSVQSAITDVVNFLTANPTETVIIMLKQETGNNDISAAINLIVNQTLGAMLLRRNDRRLSWPSQEECAGRALVFSRLRTPHADHYDTRGWNADSADMTVNVGGDLRLRIQDLYGSPRVRDKNDAIRNSLHNAEESEDPKSLFLNFTSFVWKPYEPLKTGPDTNNHIRMTHLTGKGVVCVDAADATILNYLVGLN; this is encoded by the coding sequence ATGGCTGGCAATGATTGGATGGGGCTACTCGATGGCTTCAAGAGGCGCAGACCTATCACTCGACTGGTCATCCCCGGCACCCATGATTCGGGGGCCTACGAGTACGCCTACACCCCCATGGTGCGGGCCCAGAGTCTCTCCATCCGCCAACAGCTGGATGCCGGAGTGAGAGCCCTGGACCTGCGGGTGGGTGTGGCCTACTTCGCCAACACCTATTGGCTCTACCATGGGCCCGTGAATCTCGACGTTTCCGTCCAGTCGGCGATCACTGACGTCGTCAATTTCCTGACGGCCAATCCGACCGAAACCGTCATCATCATGCTGAAGCAGGAGACTGGCAATAACGACATCAGCGCCGCGATCAATCTCATCGTCAACCAGACTCTAGGCGCGATGCTCTTGAGGAGGAACGACCGGCGCCTGAGTTGGCCCTCTCAGGAAGAATGCGCCGGGAGAGCGCTGGTCTTCAGCCGTTTGCGGACCCCGCATGCGGACCACTACGACACGAGGGGCTGGAATGCTGATTCAGCGGACATGACCGTCAACGTCGGAGGAGACCTTCGTCTCCGCATCCAGGACCTCTATGGGAGTCCGCGGGTGCGTGACAAGAATGACGCCATCCGCAACTCCTTGCACAACGCGGAGGAGAGCGAGGATCCGAAGTCCTTGTTCCTGAATTTCACGAGCTTCGTCTGGAAACCCTATGAGCCGTTGAAGACGGGTCCCGACACGAACAACCACATCCGGATGACCCATCTCACCGGGAAGGGGGTCGTCTGCGTGGACGCGGCGGATGCCACCATCCTCAATTACCTCGTTGGTTTGAATTAG
- a CDS encoding flotillin family protein: MTVFAVLVVVLVLAAAAVAAVAQKLIHICQPNEVLVFSGTRRLVEGRPARYRLVHGGRGLRIPLLERVDSLDLTNMVIAVGVKGAYSKGGIPLNVESVANVKVASGEPILGNAIERFLGKPRAEVVRVAKETLEGNLRGVLATLTPEEVNGDRARFAQCLLQEADHDLNKLGLVLDTLKIQSVSDDRGFLNALGRKQSAALQMRSRIAEAENQALAAERAAHNREVREVARLEAEFSVARADAERRILEAQARQAARVAEARGLVVSQLARARAEVDVQRVRIEQVRLLLEADVLKPAEARRQEQVAAARGAAARIVEEGRATATSLSALARTWEDSDGSARQILLAQKLAPLLESLLGTVGQAPVERLTLLDARLGGSGELSSRVALVGEQLKHVLGVDPRELLRRLAGPPPEAQDA, from the coding sequence ATGACGGTGTTCGCCGTGCTCGTCGTCGTCCTGGTGCTGGCCGCGGCCGCGGTGGCCGCGGTGGCCCAGAAGCTGATCCACATCTGCCAGCCCAACGAGGTGCTCGTCTTCTCCGGGACGCGGCGGCTCGTGGAGGGGCGGCCCGCGCGCTACCGCCTGGTGCACGGCGGGCGCGGCCTGCGCATCCCCCTGCTGGAGCGCGTGGACTCGTTGGATCTCACCAACATGGTCATCGCCGTGGGCGTGAAGGGCGCCTACTCCAAGGGGGGCATCCCCCTCAACGTGGAGTCGGTGGCCAACGTGAAGGTGGCCAGTGGGGAGCCCATCCTCGGCAACGCCATCGAGCGCTTCCTCGGCAAGCCGCGCGCGGAGGTGGTGCGCGTGGCGAAGGAGACGCTGGAGGGCAACCTGCGCGGGGTGCTGGCCACCCTCACGCCCGAGGAGGTCAACGGCGACCGGGCCCGCTTCGCGCAGTGCCTGCTCCAGGAGGCGGATCATGATCTCAACAAACTGGGGCTGGTGCTGGACACGCTGAAGATCCAGAGCGTCTCGGACGACCGGGGCTTCCTCAACGCGCTGGGCCGCAAGCAGTCCGCGGCGCTGCAGATGCGCTCGCGCATCGCCGAGGCGGAGAACCAGGCCCTGGCGGCCGAGCGCGCGGCGCACAACCGCGAGGTGCGCGAGGTGGCGCGCCTGGAGGCGGAGTTCTCCGTGGCGCGCGCGGACGCGGAGCGGCGCATCCTGGAGGCCCAGGCGCGGCAGGCGGCCCGGGTGGCCGAGGCGAGAGGCCTGGTGGTGTCCCAACTGGCGCGCGCCCGGGCGGAGGTGGACGTGCAGCGGGTGCGCATCGAGCAGGTGCGGCTGCTGCTGGAGGCGGACGTCCTCAAGCCGGCCGAGGCGCGGCGCCAGGAGCAGGTGGCGGCGGCTCGGGGTGCGGCCGCCCGCATCGTGGAGGAGGGCCGGGCCACCGCCACCTCCCTCTCGGCGCTGGCGCGCACCTGGGAGGACTCGGACGGGTCGGCGCGGCAGATCCTGCTCGCCCAGAAGCTCGCGCCCTTGCTGGAGTCCCTGCTCGGCACGGTGGGGCAGGCCCCCGTCGAGCGGCTCACCCTGCTGGACGCGCGCCTGGGCGGCAGCGGGGAGCTGTCCTCCCGCGTGGCCCTGGTCGGAGAGCAGCTCAAGCATGTGCTCGGGGTGGATCCGCGCGAGCTGCTCCGCCGGCTCGCCGGGCCTCCGCCCGAGGCTCAGGACGCCTGA
- a CDS encoding tyrosine-type recombinase/integrase: MSVRLRKWQNKAGKVEEAWQVDFMFHHPDGRRQRVVKFSPVQTRRGAEQYERELRASLLNGTFGKENNTGERPLTLAEFAPRFLTYSENNNKHSSVVSKSQILEAHILPFFGEMALAAIGPAEIEDFKAVMRKKKSAARARKEAPTRAALRKRSGEEPKPLSLKTINNVLTVLSKLLAVAEEQRVIEQAPRVRLFAKLPKPPFDFLTFEEAERLSNAAEPEWRALLLVALKAGLRQGELIGLQWSDVDFQRGKLHVRRTIWRGVSGLPKGGRERTVELPGSAVDALKGHRHLRGPYVFCQEDGRPLTDGLLKLPLRRALQRAGITREQGRIGWHDLRHTYGSHLAMRGIPLTVIKELMGHATIDMTERYAHLSPDTRREAVGVLDRPSAPACDIRATRMEGAANHP, encoded by the coding sequence ATGAGCGTCAGATTGAGGAAGTGGCAGAACAAGGCAGGGAAGGTCGAGGAGGCTTGGCAAGTGGACTTCATGTTCCACCACCCGGACGGACGGCGACAGCGAGTCGTGAAGTTCTCGCCTGTGCAGACGCGCCGGGGTGCCGAGCAGTACGAGCGCGAATTGCGCGCCTCCCTCCTCAATGGAACCTTCGGAAAGGAGAACAACACCGGGGAGCGCCCTCTGACGTTGGCGGAGTTTGCCCCGCGCTTCCTCACCTACAGCGAGAACAACAACAAGCACTCCAGCGTCGTCAGCAAGAGCCAAATCCTAGAGGCTCACATCCTGCCGTTTTTCGGTGAAATGGCGCTGGCTGCCATTGGCCCGGCTGAGATTGAGGATTTCAAGGCTGTCATGCGCAAGAAGAAGTCGGCAGCGCGCGCCCGGAAGGAGGCCCCCACGCGGGCAGCCCTCCGCAAGCGCAGCGGCGAGGAACCGAAGCCGCTGAGCCTCAAAACCATCAACAACGTGTTGACGGTGCTGAGCAAGCTGCTCGCGGTCGCGGAAGAGCAGCGGGTCATCGAGCAGGCCCCGCGCGTGAGGCTCTTCGCGAAGCTGCCGAAGCCGCCCTTTGATTTCCTCACCTTCGAGGAGGCCGAGCGCCTGAGCAACGCCGCCGAGCCGGAATGGCGAGCGCTGCTGCTGGTGGCGCTCAAGGCGGGGCTGCGGCAAGGGGAACTGATCGGGCTCCAGTGGAGCGACGTGGACTTCCAGCGCGGCAAGCTGCACGTCCGCCGTACCATCTGGCGCGGTGTCTCGGGCTTGCCCAAGGGCGGACGCGAGAGGACGGTGGAGCTGCCCGGCTCGGCAGTGGACGCACTCAAGGGACACCGGCACCTGCGCGGCCCTTACGTGTTCTGCCAGGAGGACGGTCGGCCGCTGACTGACGGGCTGCTCAAGCTGCCGCTGCGCCGGGCCCTCCAGCGGGCGGGCATCACGCGCGAGCAGGGCCGCATCGGCTGGCACGACCTGCGGCACACCTACGGCAGCCATCTCGCCATGAGGGGGATACCGCTGACGGTCATCAAGGAGCTGATGGGGCACGCGACCATCGACATGACGGAGCGCTACGCCCACCTGAGCCCGGACACGCGCAGAGAGGCGGTCGGGGTTCTCGACCGGCCCTCTGCGCCCGCGTGCGACATACGTGCAACACGGATGGAGGGAGCTGCTAACCACCCGTAA
- a CDS encoding helix-turn-helix domain-containing protein: MSSPPVAADAAPAFLTVEEAAGILRVNRKTLYEAIRLEQVPGVARIGKTLRIRRAALLEWTAGKGRDSALGSRK, translated from the coding sequence GTGAGCTCGCCCCCCGTTGCTGCGGACGCCGCGCCCGCGTTTCTCACGGTGGAGGAAGCCGCCGGAATACTGCGCGTGAACAGGAAGACTCTCTACGAGGCGATCCGGCTTGAGCAGGTTCCCGGCGTCGCTCGCATCGGAAAAACCCTCCGCATCCGCCGCGCTGCCCTGTTAGAGTGGACAGCCGGTAAGGGCCGTGATTCTGCGCTCGGGAGTCGGAAATGA
- a CDS encoding MBL fold metallo-hydrolase, producing MLGFETIGNATLIAFDGKPMLATDPWLNDSAYFGSWGLSYSIPPEQRSHIRACEYVWFSHGHPDHLNGDSLPALSGKKLLIGDHVGSRIHEDLTAQGFNVTILPERTWTRISDNIEVMCMTDYFQDSILLVKIGNRLVINLNDAVDHGWGAEVARVASQYEGNFLLKLSGYGDADMLNLFTENGERIEPWAAKKYPVGRTLIGPMRRYNARYFIPFSSFHCYRRRDSLWAEAYTTPIDAYAEGFDLPGAQVLSPFVRVDCETGDVTELRPPPADRSPREPREFGDDWSEPLGEDDRKKLTSYFRNMQALANKLGFVRLRVGGRDFTVDLNNKRSKYGVTFEVPRGSLMAAVEYEVFDDLLIGNFMKTTLHGIDSLYPWFTPIVAKYADNGRARSEVEVMKYFAEYLRRQPRNFLLHQFETQATGWFRTMVPKDAKFYGVAKRLYFAAKGIPPPLDV from the coding sequence ATGCTTGGATTCGAGACCATCGGGAATGCCACACTCATCGCCTTTGATGGCAAACCGATGCTGGCCACGGACCCGTGGCTCAACGACTCGGCCTACTTCGGGAGCTGGGGGCTGAGCTACTCCATCCCACCGGAGCAACGGAGCCATATCCGGGCGTGCGAGTACGTCTGGTTCTCGCATGGTCATCCGGACCACCTGAACGGCGACTCGCTGCCCGCGCTCTCCGGCAAGAAGCTCCTCATTGGCGATCATGTCGGCAGCCGCATCCACGAGGATCTGACGGCCCAGGGATTCAACGTCACCATCCTCCCGGAGCGGACCTGGACGCGCATCTCCGACAACATCGAAGTGATGTGCATGACGGATTATTTCCAGGACTCCATCCTGCTGGTGAAGATAGGCAATCGGCTCGTCATCAATCTCAATGACGCGGTCGATCATGGCTGGGGTGCGGAGGTCGCGCGGGTGGCCTCCCAGTATGAGGGGAACTTCCTCCTGAAGCTGAGCGGCTACGGCGACGCGGACATGCTCAACCTGTTCACCGAGAACGGGGAGCGCATCGAGCCCTGGGCCGCGAAGAAGTACCCGGTGGGCCGGACGCTGATCGGCCCCATGCGCCGGTACAATGCGCGCTACTTCATTCCCTTCAGCTCCTTCCACTGCTACCGCCGCCGGGACAGCCTCTGGGCGGAGGCCTACACCACGCCCATCGACGCGTACGCCGAGGGCTTCGACCTGCCTGGCGCCCAGGTGCTGTCCCCCTTCGTTCGGGTGGATTGTGAGACGGGCGATGTCACCGAGCTCCGGCCGCCCCCCGCCGACAGGAGTCCACGCGAGCCCAGGGAGTTCGGCGACGACTGGAGCGAGCCGCTCGGCGAGGACGATCGCAAGAAGCTCACCTCGTACTTCAGGAACATGCAGGCGCTGGCGAACAAGCTCGGCTTCGTGCGCTTGCGAGTGGGTGGGCGGGACTTCACCGTCGATCTGAACAACAAGCGCTCGAAGTATGGTGTGACCTTCGAAGTGCCACGGGGCTCGTTGATGGCCGCGGTCGAGTACGAGGTCTTCGATGATCTGCTGATCGGCAACTTCATGAAGACCACACTGCATGGAATCGACAGCCTGTACCCGTGGTTCACGCCGATTGTCGCCAAGTACGCGGACAACGGGCGTGCGCGCTCGGAGGTCGAGGTCATGAAGTACTTCGCCGAGTACCTCCGCCGGCAGCCCAGGAACTTCCTGCTGCACCAGTTCGAGACCCAGGCGACCGGCTGGTTCCGGACGATGGTCCCCAAGGATGCGAAGTTCTATGGGGTGGCGAAGCGGCTCTATTTCGCCGCCAAGGGCATCCCGCCGCCGCTGGATGTGTAA
- a CDS encoding glutathione S-transferase family protein, producing MKLYFAPRTRATRARWLLEELEVPYTLVQVDLAKQEGRTPAHLALHPLGEVPVLVDGDVTLFESSAICLYLADLFPEKHLAPPLASAERGPYLQWMLFAEVTLEPVVLEHLRQTQLPDEQKKAEPAARPGRLDDVLTAIDKRLHGREFVAGGTFTAADLVLASLLHLANTLKLLERYPRLVEYVVRHTRRPALKRAVSG from the coding sequence ATGAAGCTGTATTTCGCCCCCAGGACCCGAGCCACCCGGGCCCGCTGGTTGCTCGAGGAGCTCGAGGTGCCCTACACGCTGGTCCAGGTCGACCTGGCGAAGCAGGAAGGCAGGACACCGGCCCATCTGGCGCTGCATCCCCTCGGCGAGGTCCCCGTCCTGGTGGATGGAGACGTCACGCTGTTCGAGTCCTCGGCCATCTGCCTCTACCTGGCGGACCTCTTTCCCGAGAAGCACCTGGCACCACCGTTGGCCTCGGCGGAGCGTGGCCCCTACCTCCAGTGGATGCTCTTCGCCGAGGTGACGCTGGAGCCCGTGGTGCTCGAGCACCTCCGCCAGACGCAACTGCCCGACGAGCAGAAGAAGGCGGAGCCCGCCGCGCGGCCAGGGCGGCTCGACGACGTGCTCACGGCCATCGACAAGCGACTCCACGGCAGGGAGTTCGTCGCGGGCGGCACCTTCACCGCCGCCGACCTGGTGCTGGCCTCCCTCCTCCACCTGGCGAACACGCTGAAGCTGCTCGAGCGGTACCCGAGGCTCGTCGAGTACGTGGTCCGCCACACGAGACGCCCCGCCCTCAAGCGGGCCGTCTCGGGCTGA
- a CDS encoding flotillin family protein: MELPANGELFIPLVLGGVVLLAVVVALLVAKALVHVCRPNEVLVFAGRRHPARDGDSVGFRVVSGGRSFRIPLLERVERMDVSLLSVPMSVTGAYSLGGIPLTLQAVANVKVSSDPQVLGNALERFLGHGRTTISEVARQTLEGHLRGVLATMTPEQVNEDRLTFANRLTEEAGEDLRQLGLQLDTLKIQHVSDERRYLDSIGRVRISEVLREAEVAESDAVRQAEEAEAAAHARARVAEAQAEARIQRHHHALSEQRAGLEAQARSAEERALAAAEQARAEAEKELQEVRAGLEELRLRADVIVPAEARRRAQELEAAGAAAAVAENGRATAESLSLVSEAWRDTGGHAMEMFVLQHLEELLGHVAGAASRVRVDSVSLLDSGDGSTLAGYLRAYPAAVAELLREVSSTLGVDIPAVLAGPREAPRPPAAEGPPRDSAEEAWS; encoded by the coding sequence ATGGAGCTGCCCGCGAATGGCGAGTTGTTCATCCCCCTGGTGCTCGGCGGCGTGGTGCTGCTGGCCGTGGTGGTGGCGCTGCTGGTGGCCAAGGCCCTGGTGCACGTGTGCCGTCCCAACGAGGTGCTCGTCTTCGCCGGACGGAGACACCCCGCGCGGGATGGCGACTCGGTGGGCTTCCGCGTGGTGTCCGGCGGACGCTCCTTCCGCATTCCCCTGCTGGAGCGGGTGGAGCGGATGGACGTGAGCCTGCTGTCGGTGCCCATGTCCGTCACCGGGGCCTACTCGCTGGGGGGCATCCCGCTCACCTTGCAGGCCGTGGCCAACGTGAAGGTCTCCTCCGATCCCCAGGTGCTCGGCAACGCGCTGGAGCGCTTCCTCGGGCACGGCCGCACCACCATCTCCGAGGTGGCCCGGCAGACGCTGGAGGGCCACCTGCGCGGCGTCCTGGCCACCATGACGCCCGAGCAGGTGAACGAGGATCGCCTCACCTTCGCCAACCGGCTCACCGAGGAGGCCGGGGAGGATCTCCGCCAGCTCGGCCTGCAACTGGACACGTTGAAGATCCAGCACGTCTCCGATGAGCGGCGCTACCTGGACAGCATCGGCCGGGTGCGCATCTCCGAGGTGCTGCGCGAGGCGGAGGTGGCCGAGTCCGACGCGGTGCGCCAGGCCGAGGAGGCGGAGGCGGCGGCGCATGCGCGGGCCCGGGTGGCGGAAGCCCAGGCGGAGGCGCGCATCCAGCGGCACCACCACGCCCTGTCCGAGCAACGGGCCGGACTCGAGGCCCAGGCCCGCTCGGCGGAGGAGCGGGCCCTGGCGGCGGCCGAGCAGGCCCGCGCCGAGGCGGAGAAGGAGCTGCAGGAGGTGCGTGCCGGGCTGGAGGAGCTGCGGCTGAGGGCGGACGTCATCGTCCCGGCGGAGGCCCGGCGGCGCGCCCAGGAGCTGGAGGCGGCCGGGGCCGCCGCGGCCGTGGCGGAGAACGGACGCGCCACCGCCGAGTCCCTTTCCCTCGTGTCCGAGGCCTGGCGGGACACCGGGGGCCATGCGATGGAGATGTTCGTCCTCCAGCATCTGGAGGAGCTGCTCGGGCACGTGGCGGGCGCGGCCTCCCGGGTGCGGGTGGACTCGGTGTCCCTGCTGGACTCGGGGGACGGCTCCACCCTGGCGGGCTACTTGCGCGCCTATCCCGCCGCGGTGGCGGAGCTGCTCCGGGAGGTCTCCTCCACGCTCGGTGTGGACATCCCCGCGGTGCTCGCCGGGCCGCGCGAGGCGCCACGCCCTCCGGCAGCGGAGGGTCCACCACGGGATTCGGCGGAGGAGGCCTGGTCATGA
- a CDS encoding serine/threonine-protein kinase: protein MRQVGKYQLIRKLAVGGMAEVYLAKAAGPRGFEKTLVVKCILPHLAQEPAFVEMFLSEAMLAARLTHPHIVQIFDFGEADGSYFLAMEYVDGPSLRTLIKRASAQHLPLPPAVCARLISQACEGLAFAHDFVDPGTGEALGLIHRDVSPDNILLSLQGAVKVVDFGIAKATGQSHRTRSGVIKGKLSYMPPEQLRAKQLDRRVDVYALGVVLYELLTSHKPYSAASDAALMHTLLFDEPVPAVHYRPDLPDTLQRILARAIAKDREQRYPDCHALQADLEDFILAGGRSVTAPQVAQLIQRVTSATGLPALSPAAAAAPGPSRLASSSRTDLDTVSHASPGASGSLATLSEHMLAPQDVSLPAQPSASGLVETRARTRTRLRPEVSAWKRHALVGGMLLVAGGGLAQWQRSTPRENSGPPLVASAEPSAPPPSAPPPPALEQAPAVVEPPAEPVARPPAPRERARSVKSKRPALAAMGTLDVRAHPFADVSVDGTPRGTTPWDGPLALPVGTYTVTLFSPTLSKTVIRRVEVKPGKTTPLTVSFVQEE, encoded by the coding sequence ATGCGGCAAGTCGGCAAGTATCAGCTCATCCGCAAGCTCGCCGTGGGAGGCATGGCCGAGGTGTACCTCGCCAAGGCCGCCGGGCCCCGGGGCTTCGAGAAGACGTTGGTGGTCAAGTGCATCCTGCCGCACCTGGCCCAGGAGCCCGCCTTCGTGGAGATGTTCCTCTCCGAGGCCATGTTGGCCGCCCGGCTCACCCACCCGCACATCGTGCAAATCTTCGACTTCGGCGAAGCCGATGGCTCCTACTTCCTGGCGATGGAGTACGTCGACGGGCCGAGCCTGCGCACGCTCATCAAGCGCGCCTCGGCCCAGCACCTGCCCCTGCCTCCCGCCGTCTGCGCCCGGCTCATCTCCCAGGCCTGTGAGGGATTGGCCTTCGCCCACGACTTCGTGGATCCGGGCACGGGCGAGGCCCTGGGGCTCATCCACCGGGACGTGAGCCCGGACAACATCCTGCTGTCGCTGCAGGGCGCGGTGAAGGTGGTGGACTTCGGCATCGCCAAGGCGACCGGTCAGAGCCACCGGACCCGGAGCGGCGTCATCAAGGGCAAGCTGTCGTACATGCCGCCCGAGCAACTGCGCGCGAAGCAACTGGACCGGCGCGTGGACGTGTATGCGCTCGGGGTGGTGCTCTATGAGCTGCTCACGTCCCACAAGCCGTACAGCGCGGCGTCGGACGCGGCGCTGATGCACACCCTCCTCTTCGACGAGCCCGTGCCCGCGGTCCACTACCGGCCGGACCTGCCCGACACCCTTCAGCGCATCCTCGCCCGGGCGATCGCCAAGGACCGGGAGCAGCGCTATCCGGACTGCCACGCGCTCCAGGCGGACCTGGAGGACTTCATCCTCGCGGGAGGCAGGAGCGTGACGGCCCCTCAGGTGGCCCAGCTCATCCAGCGTGTCACCTCGGCCACGGGCCTGCCCGCGCTGAGCCCCGCCGCGGCCGCTGCGCCCGGCCCCTCGCGGCTCGCGTCCTCGTCGAGGACCGACCTGGACACCGTCTCCCATGCGTCCCCGGGTGCTTCGGGATCGCTCGCGACCCTCTCCGAGCACATGCTGGCGCCCCAGGACGTGTCCCTCCCCGCGCAGCCGTCCGCTTCCGGTCTGGTGGAGACGCGTGCACGCACGCGCACGCGGCTGAGGCCGGAAGTCTCCGCCTGGAAGCGGCACGCCCTCGTGGGCGGCATGCTGCTCGTGGCGGGCGGTGGGCTCGCGCAGTGGCAGCGGAGCACTCCCCGGGAGAACTCTGGACCCCCGCTCGTGGCCAGCGCCGAGCCCTCCGCGCCGCCTCCCTCCGCGCCGCCTCCACCGGCACTGGAGCAGGCACCCGCGGTGGTGGAGCCTCCCGCCGAGCCCGTGGCCCGGCCTCCGGCTCCCCGGGAGCGCGCGCGCTCCGTCAAATCCAAGCGTCCCGCTCTCGCCGCCATGGGGACCCTGGATGTGCGCGCGCACCCCTTCGCCGATGTCTCCGTGGACGGAACGCCGAGAGGAACGACTCCGTGGGATGGCCCGCTGGCGCTTCCCGTGGGGACCTACACCGTGACGCTCTTCAGTCCCACCCTGTCGAAGACGGTGATCCGGCGGGTCGAGGTGAAGCCCGGGAAGACGACCCCCCTCACGGTCTCCTTCGTCCAGGAGGAGTGA
- a CDS encoding RCC1 domain-containing protein, giving the protein MKRMSSSTRRQALLLTLAGLITSSGCMDFTQAQEEYCQRHPQICPPPPGGGPAPSPETGAVSQVSSRGQHTLALRTDGSVWAWGRNDAAQLGDETVVNRSAPTRVAGLSGVQSVASGYFQSLALGGDGSVWAWGLTNSSDIQMTPAKLPELSDIIAISAGTFHSLALQQSGSVWFWGELLDQSSDTPVLVEGLSGITTIAAGNSHSLALDKSGVVWAWGDNTLGQLGNGTQDESTTPVKVQGLPTIKLIAAGGAHSLALDTENRVWTWGSNDEGQLGNGNKGGLRTLPIQVLNLKDVKQLAAGIRHSLALTNDGNVMAWGSDSAGQLGDDLSLKEQLSPVETSSLTNVIAISAGHSHSLALLSNGALFAWGSNSYGQLGGSTPTMPIPLPVMFP; this is encoded by the coding sequence ATGAAACGGATGTCTTCCTCCACGAGGAGACAAGCCCTGCTGCTCACACTGGCCGGGCTCATCACCTCGTCGGGGTGCATGGACTTCACCCAGGCGCAAGAGGAGTACTGTCAGCGCCATCCCCAGATCTGTCCACCGCCGCCGGGTGGAGGACCGGCGCCCAGCCCCGAGACGGGGGCCGTCAGTCAGGTCTCCTCACGGGGCCAACACACCCTGGCGCTCCGCACGGATGGCTCGGTCTGGGCCTGGGGACGCAACGACGCGGCACAACTGGGAGATGAAACGGTCGTGAATCGCTCGGCGCCCACGCGGGTCGCCGGACTGAGTGGTGTGCAGAGCGTGGCCTCAGGCTATTTCCAATCCCTCGCACTGGGAGGGGATGGCTCGGTCTGGGCCTGGGGATTGACCAACTCGAGCGACATCCAGATGACCCCGGCGAAGCTCCCGGAGCTGAGTGACATCATCGCCATCTCCGCGGGCACCTTCCACTCGCTGGCGCTGCAGCAGTCGGGTTCGGTGTGGTTCTGGGGGGAACTCCTGGACCAGTCCAGTGATACGCCCGTCCTGGTCGAGGGCTTGTCAGGCATCACGACCATCGCCGCGGGCAACAGTCATTCGCTGGCACTGGACAAGAGTGGCGTGGTCTGGGCCTGGGGGGACAACACCTTGGGACAGCTGGGCAATGGCACCCAGGACGAGAGCACCACGCCCGTGAAGGTCCAGGGACTGCCGACGATCAAGCTCATCGCCGCTGGCGGCGCTCATTCGCTGGCGCTAGACACGGAGAACAGGGTCTGGACCTGGGGAAGCAACGACGAGGGCCAGCTGGGCAATGGCAACAAGGGCGGTTTGCGCACCCTCCCCATCCAGGTGCTGAATTTGAAGGATGTCAAACAGCTGGCCGCGGGCATCCGCCACTCGCTGGCACTGACCAACGACGGTAACGTCATGGCGTGGGGCAGTGACTCCGCGGGGCAGCTGGGTGATGATTTATCCTTGAAAGAACAGCTCTCGCCGGTGGAGACGTCCTCCTTGACCAACGTCATCGCCATCTCCGCCGGCCACTCCCACTCGCTGGCCCTGCTCAGCAATGGCGCGCTGTTCGCGTGGGGCTCCAACAGCTATGGGCAACTCGGCGGATCCACGCCAACCATGCCCATCCCCCTACCCGTCATGTTTCCCTGA
- a CDS encoding LysR family transcriptional regulator: MMISPADMLLFAAVVREGSFTRAARQLGITKQSTSERLRKLEEQLGVRLLERTTRRLRVTGVGVAYYERCSAIAEQIEEANSEVQQQQAEPVGLLRVSSPTLYGRRYLAPVVSAFLDRYPKVQVELVLADRGVHLIEEGLDLAIHIGPLDDSSLVARKLGEGAVHFVASPRFLSKHGTPDPRDLRAARCIGFSAFETWNVGGVKSRIEPVLTVNDLEVACEAAIAGVGIARVPAILCRDAIQDGRLKLVFGPRPAMLRAFHAVYPSRSSLPAKVRLFVDALATQVPPMLPLHEGSRRRRT, encoded by the coding sequence ATGATGATCTCCCCGGCCGACATGCTCCTCTTCGCCGCGGTCGTGCGGGAAGGCAGCTTCACCCGTGCGGCGCGTCAGCTCGGCATCACCAAGCAGAGCACCAGCGAGAGGCTCCGCAAGCTGGAGGAGCAGCTGGGCGTGCGGCTTCTCGAGCGAACGACGCGGCGGCTGCGGGTCACCGGCGTCGGGGTCGCCTACTACGAGCGGTGCTCCGCCATCGCGGAGCAGATCGAGGAAGCCAACAGCGAGGTGCAGCAGCAGCAAGCGGAGCCGGTGGGCCTGCTGCGGGTGTCCTCACCCACGCTGTACGGCCGCCGCTACCTGGCGCCCGTCGTCTCGGCGTTCCTCGACCGCTACCCGAAGGTGCAGGTCGAGCTGGTGCTGGCGGACCGCGGCGTGCACCTCATCGAGGAGGGACTGGATCTCGCGATCCACATCGGGCCGCTCGATGACTCGTCGCTCGTGGCGCGCAAGCTCGGAGAGGGCGCGGTCCACTTCGTGGCGAGCCCCCGCTTCCTGTCGAAGCACGGCACGCCGGACCCCAGGGATCTCCGGGCCGCACGCTGCATCGGATTCAGCGCCTTCGAGACGTGGAACGTCGGGGGAGTGAAGTCACGCATCGAGCCGGTTCTGACGGTGAACGACCTCGAGGTGGCGTGCGAGGCGGCCATCGCCGGGGTCGGCATCGCGCGCGTTCCGGCCATTCTGTGCCGGGATGCCATCCAGGACGGTCGGCTGAAGCTCGTCTTCGGCCCCCGGCCCGCGATGCTGCGGGCCTTTCACGCGGTGTACCCGAGCCGCTCGAGCCTTCCGGCGAAGGTGCGGCTCTTCGTGGACGCGCTGGCAACGCAGGTCCCGCCGATGCTGCCGCTGCACGAGGGCTCGCGTCGGCGGCGTACGTGA